A part of Armatimonadota bacterium genomic DNA contains:
- a CDS encoding HEAT repeat domain-containing protein, with the protein MESQKLSQQKIAHALRHFVLCGALWSIYGPNATVAGSLFTGFASEIGLQEAQIAFLVSLSSLAGVSQMLSFYVTRRIRNRRLFMVTMGHLEITAASCVVLLALAPPELRFIGVSALLVTAYLIGHTVSPMFSSWLSNVLPEAVRATYTGRRMFILTVTSMIYLYAASQWVDRVPGLRGFSLVFIVGWIAGLAGYWLLLVTPMPRMEVEEGGSFLRSFAEPWRTPGFTRLAIFASSWTVGMSLAGAFYAIYMLNYLDMTYSRIAIYTNITLFCMVAGYLSFGPLAQRYGSKPLAQLLIVPGMAVPLLWVFTTAENCSWVVPIACVLNGLSISGLSVAISSLLYKIVPQGQDNSPYWANWTGMSALASAAGPFVGGYLRNHLPATMEIAGLEFTSIQIIFGLAGCVFILPIIISALLVESEATSPLYLLGQFRGNLLSFAYNFALYSVSKEDSRRARAIRDLGRSGTPLAVTPLVKALGHMSPEVRAEAARGLGEGHFREAVDPLLEALEDEESDIRSQAAEALGKIGDVSASAKLLRALQDPDLRVRTSAAMALGEISDPEASRTLLEALQGPFDRDLFPTLVEAATHREELELVEPILAGLPRLHQPVVRMQVLNGVGRVLGEKNHFYRLANADDLQRAALGETMMQRIVRLLRSPRRCPAELRPAIARAARSAAEALANDETGRFATAAREIADAILTCETCPPVSRHAALAICRYLDAGNLAVLPTEGVVFIVIALTALGRSLAGQHPQDFAHPHR; encoded by the coding sequence ATGGAAAGCCAGAAGCTGTCGCAACAGAAGATTGCTCACGCTCTGCGGCATTTCGTGCTCTGCGGTGCGCTCTGGTCCATCTACGGACCGAACGCTACGGTGGCCGGGTCGCTGTTCACGGGGTTCGCATCCGAGATCGGCCTTCAGGAAGCGCAGATCGCGTTCCTCGTGAGCCTCTCCTCGCTCGCTGGCGTTTCGCAGATGCTCAGCTTCTACGTGACCCGCCGCATTCGCAATCGCCGGTTGTTCATGGTCACCATGGGGCACCTGGAGATAACTGCGGCCAGTTGCGTGGTGCTTCTCGCCCTGGCGCCGCCCGAACTGCGGTTCATCGGGGTCAGCGCCCTTCTGGTCACCGCTTATCTCATCGGCCACACAGTCAGCCCCATGTTCAGCTCATGGCTGAGCAATGTGCTGCCCGAAGCCGTGCGGGCCACGTACACCGGGCGCCGCATGTTCATCCTGACGGTGACTTCCATGATCTACCTGTACGCGGCTAGCCAATGGGTAGACCGCGTGCCGGGCCTCCGCGGCTTCTCACTCGTTTTCATCGTGGGCTGGATCGCCGGCCTCGCGGGTTACTGGCTGCTGCTCGTGACCCCCATGCCGCGCATGGAAGTGGAAGAGGGCGGCAGCTTTCTGCGCAGCTTCGCCGAGCCATGGCGTACTCCCGGCTTCACCCGGCTCGCGATTTTCGCATCGTCCTGGACCGTTGGCATGTCTCTGGCCGGCGCCTTCTACGCCATCTACATGCTCAATTACCTGGACATGACGTACAGCCGGATCGCCATCTACACCAATATCACCCTCTTCTGCATGGTCGCGGGATACCTGTCCTTTGGCCCGCTGGCACAGCGCTACGGCTCCAAGCCCCTCGCGCAGCTGCTCATTGTACCGGGCATGGCGGTACCGCTCTTGTGGGTCTTCACCACCGCCGAGAACTGCAGCTGGGTCGTTCCCATCGCCTGCGTCCTCAATGGCCTGTCCATCTCCGGCCTGTCGGTGGCGATCAGCAGCCTGCTGTACAAGATCGTCCCCCAGGGCCAGGACAATAGTCCCTACTGGGCGAACTGGACAGGCATGTCCGCTCTTGCGTCTGCTGCGGGACCCTTCGTGGGCGGCTACCTGCGCAATCACCTTCCCGCAACGATGGAGATTGCCGGACTGGAGTTCACGTCAATCCAGATCATCTTCGGTCTCGCCGGATGCGTCTTCATTTTGCCCATTATCATTTCCGCGCTGCTCGTGGAGTCCGAAGCTACCTCGCCTCTTTATCTCCTCGGACAATTCCGGGGCAACCTGCTGAGCTTCGCCTACAATTTCGCGCTGTACAGCGTAAGCAAGGAAGACAGCCGACGAGCGCGGGCGATTCGGGATCTCGGGCGGTCCGGGACGCCACTCGCCGTGACACCTCTGGTGAAAGCCCTGGGCCATATGAGCCCCGAGGTCCGTGCGGAAGCCGCGCGAGGTCTGGGCGAAGGGCATTTCCGGGAGGCGGTGGACCCCCTGCTCGAAGCCCTGGAAGACGAGGAATCCGACATCCGCTCACAGGCCGCCGAGGCGCTGGGAAAGATTGGAGACGTGTCCGCTTCAGCCAAGCTGCTGCGCGCACTTCAGGACCCCGACCTGCGCGTCCGGACCAGCGCGGCCATGGCCCTGGGAGAGATCAGCGATCCCGAGGCATCCCGCACACTCCTTGAAGCGCTTCAGGGCCCCTTCGACCGCGACCTCTTCCCCACTCTCGTGGAAGCCGCGACCCACCGCGAGGAACTGGAGCTGGTGGAGCCCATCCTCGCGGGACTTCCCCGTCTGCACCAGCCGGTGGTCCGCATGCAGGTGCTCAACGGCGTAGGCCGGGTGCTGGGCGAGAAGAACCACTTTTACCGGCTCGCCAACGCTGATGACCTGCAGCGCGCGGCCCTGGGGGAAACCATGATGCAGCGCATCGTCCGGCTCTTGCGCTCTCCCAGGCGGTGCCCGGCGGAGCTCAGACCGGCAATCGCCCGTGCGGCAAGATCCGCTGCCGAAGCCCTTGCAAATGACGAAACCGGGCGCTTCGCGACCGCCGCCCGGGAGATCGCCGACGCCATCCTCACCTGCGAGACTTGCCCGCCAGTCAGCCGCCACGCGGCGCTGGCCATCTGCCGATACCTGGACGCGGGTAACCTCGCCGTGCTGCCTACCGAGGGCGTTGTCTTCATCGTCATCGCTCTCACAGCCCTCGGACGCTCGTTGGCCGGCCAACACCCGCAGGACTTTGCGCACCCACACCGATGA